The segment ACAACCACGCCATATTGATAGGATTAAGTCTTCTGTAAAACAACTTACTGATATTTTAGAAGATTTTCTCTCTATGGATAAACTGGAAAGAGGAATTATAAAAACAACTAAGAATTCTTTTGACTTAAAAATACTTATTAAAGAAATATTAGAGGACCTAAATTGGTCTTTAAAAGAAAAGCAACATATAAACTATAATCACAAAGGTGATGCTATAGTTCTTTTAGATATAAAAATACTACGAAATATCTTTTTGAACTTAATTACAAATGCTATAAAATACTCAAATACTGATATATTAATTTCTACAACTGTTAAAAATGATGTTGTAAATATTGTTTTTATTGATAAAGGAATTGGTATACCAGAAGAAGAGCAAAAACATCTTTTTAGTAAATTCTTTAGAGCAAAAAATGCTACTAATATTCAAGGAACTGGACTTGGTTTAAGTATTGTTAAGCATTATGTTGATTTACTGGAAGGAGAAATTTCTTTTGAAAGTAAATTAGGAGAAGGTTCTACTTTTAACATTTCATTACCACAAAAGGCTTAATATTTCATTTAGATTATCTTACTCTAATAGAAAAAACATTATACCTCTTTTACATATTTAAACACAATTTTCTTAAAATTTAGGAAATCACTTTTAAAAGAATCCATTCTATCTTTAAGTTGACGATGCATTACTCTATAAATTGCATCAAATAATCCTTTTTCATTTTGTTGCAGCCTATATAATAATTTTTCATGTGCAACAATATCATTCTCTATATACTTAAAGAGGTTGGCATGTAGGTCATCTAAGTAGTCCAGAATTTTTATAAAATCTTGTTTATGATCATCTTGAGATTTTTTTACCTTAAGTAAATTATCTAAAAGTTGAATCTCATCTTTCCAAAAAGCAATGGTCTCTAACCATTCTTTACTTTCTAAATGTAAAATATTAAGTCCAACTTCTAATAACATTGCTGCCTTTGAATTTAAAACTTCTGTATTCATGTTTTTAAGTTTGATAATTTTCATTATTAATGAATGTCTTATTCTTCTAATCAAGAAACTAGATCATCAGAAATACAAAGTTTTAACTTTTAAAAACAAAAAAACATGACGGAAGTCATTAAACCAATCGTTCTAATTGCTAAAAAAAATAAAAAATAAAAAAATCACCACAACTGATGTGAATCATTTCCAGAGACTAAACCCTAAAGTAAATTTGAAGCAAATAATTATTGTTTAATTAAAATATTATAAATTATGAAAACAGATGTAGAAATTAAAGAAGATGTATTAGATGAATTAGCATGGCAACCTAGTATTGATGAAACTCAAATTGGAGTTATTGTTGAAAACGGTGTAGTAACCCTTAGTGGTGTAGTTAATAATTACTCTAAAAAACTAGCTGCAGAAAAAGCAGTAAAAAATGTTGAAGGCGTAAAAGCAGTAGCTGAAGATATTGAAGTTCTTTACGGAATTAGTTACAAAAAAACAGACAAAGAAATTGCAAAAGCTATTGTAAATGCTTTTGAATGGAACTCTTCTGTTCCTGAAGAAGAAATCTCCATAAAAGTTGAAAATGGTTGGGTTTTTCTATCTGGTGAAGTACAATGGATGTATCAAAAAAATGCTGCAAGAAATGCCATTAAAAACTTATTAGGTGTAAAAGGTGTAAGTAATTCTATTAAATTAGAAAATAATATTGAACCCAAAGAAGTAAAAGATAGAATTAAAAAAGCATTTCATAGAATGGCAACTCTTGATTCAAATGCTATTACTCTTGAAACTCATGGTCATGCTGTTACATTACGTGGTAAAGTACATTCTATTAAAGAGAAAGAAGATGCAGAAACAGCAGCATATAATGCTCCTGGAGTTTACGACGTTAAGAACGAGCTTAAAATAGAATACAGAACAGAATATGCTTAAAACTTATTGTTACTAAGTATTATTTTATTTAGTAAATAACCCTGACTTTAGTAATAAAGTCAGGGTTATTTATTTTTTTTTAATTCAAAAAAAAAAAAGATAATTCGTTTCTACGAATTATCTTTTAATATTAATAAGAAGTATCTTATCTTAAAACTGACCTTAGAAGCTAACTAAAAAAACGTAACTCAATGAGAATCCATAATACCAAAACATACTTTTGTAGTTACTCTATATTCTGCTATTTTATTATTATTTACAGTCACTTGCATATCTTTAACATATACCGACTTTATATTTTTTACCGTTTTTGATGCTTCGTTAATAACATTTTGTACTGCATCTTCAAAACTCACGGTAGAGTTTCCTAAGACTTCAATTACCTTTAATACTGACATGATATTTAATTTTATATTGTTAATAAAGTATTAAAGTTAACGGTTAATACAATCTTAAGAAATGACCTTGGTCACTACCTCTTCTTTATACTATTATAATTCATAGAAAACCATTTAACTGACCTAGGTCAGTTAAATAATTTATGCTTTTATTGTTTAAAAATAAAATAGATAGATTAGAAGCGAGGTGAATAACCTTAATTGTTTTGCCTTCAAACTGGAAGTTTAGCTTCCCGTTTCTAATTTTAATTTTATAATTTATTAAAAAAAATCACGCAACTGATCTAGATCATTTTCTAAATTAAAATACGGGTATATCTTAGCTGTATAATTAATAGGAAACGTTCTTTGAAAAACATATAAGTATAGATTTTGATGTAGTAATACCCCAAAATCTTAAAGGTGTCTGACTTCTTTTTAAACCTTGTTTTTTTTGTGTTGACTTAGTAATAAGTATGTACCTAAAAGCTGTAAGTGGTCCTAAAGTAATACAATGCCTTTTAGAAAACCAGAACATTTTGGTGTTCTGGTTTTTATTTAAAAAATAATTAAAATATTGATCTTTTTTTGCTGTAAAGTGAGTAAGATCGTTATGAAGGGATTGACTTAATTTTTCGTCAAAAATTCATTTGTTTTATATTCTAGCAATAGCGTGTTTAAACACATTGAATTCATGGTTTAAAATAAATTAATCTCAACATAGGAAACGGGAGGCTAAGCTTCCCGTTTCTAATTTTAATTTGATAATTTATTAAAAAAAATCACGCAACTGATCTAGATCATTTTCTAAATTAAAATACGGCAATATCTTAGCTGTATAATTAGTAGGAAACGTTCTTTGAAAAAGATATAAGTATAGATTTTGATGTAGTAATACCCCAAAATCTTAAAGGTGTCTGACTTCTTTTTAAACCTTGTTTTTTTTGTATTGACTTAGTAATAAGTGTGTACCTAAAAGCTGTAAGTGGTCCTAAAGTAATAAAATACCTTTTAGAAAACCAGAACATTTTGGTGTTCTGGTTTTCTTTTAAAATAATTAAAGTACTGGTCTCTATTTGCTGTAAAGCGAGTAAGATCGTTGTGAAGGGATTGACTTAATTTTTAGTCAAAAATTCTTTTGTTTTATATTCTAGAAATAGCGTGTTTAAACACATTGAATTAATGATTTAAAATAAATTAATCTCAACATAGGAAACGGGAAGCTAAGCTTCCCGTTTCTAATTTTAATTTGATAATTTATTAAAAAAAATCACGCAACTGATCTAGATCATTTTCTAAATTAAAATACGGCTATATCTTAGCTGTATAATTAATAGGAAACGTTCTTTGAAAAACATATAAGTATAGATTTTGATGTAGTAATACCCCAAAATCTTAAAGGTGTCTGACTTCTTTTTAAACCTTGTTTTTTTGTGTTGACTTAGTAATAAGTGTGTACCTAAAAGCTGTAAGTGGTCCTAAAGTAATAAAATACCTTTTAGAAAACCAGAACATTTTGGTGTTCTGGTTTTCTTAAAAAAAAACAATTAAAGTACTGGTCTCTATTTGCTGTAAAGCGGGTAAGATCGTTGTGAAGGGATTGACTTAATTTTTAGTCAAAAATTCTTTTGTTTTATATTCTAGCAATAGCGTGTTTAAACACATTGAATTAATGATTTAAAATAAATTAATCTCAACATAGGAAACGGGAAGCTAAGCTTCCCGTTTCTAATTTTAATTTGATAATTTATTAAAAAAAATCACGCAACTGATCTAGATCATTTTCTAAATTAAAATACGGCTATATCTTAGCTGTATAATTAATAGGAAACGTTCTTTGAAAAACATATAAGTATAGATTTTGATGTAGTAATACCCCAAAATCTTAAAGGTGTCTGACTTCTTTTTATACCTTGTTTTTTTGTATTGACTTAGTAATAAGTGTGTACCTAAAAGCTGTAAGTGGTCCTAAAGTAATACAATGCCTTTTAGAAAACCAGAACATTTTGGTGTTCTGGTTTTCTTAAAAAAAAACAATTAAAGTACTGGTCTCTATTTGCTGTAAAGCGGGTAAGATCGTTGTGAAGGGATTGACTTAATTTTTAGTCAAAAATTCTTTTGTTTTATATTCTAGCAATAGCGTGTTTAAACACATTGAATTAATGATTTAAAATAAAATTAATCTCAACATAGGAAACGGGAAGCTAAGCTTCCCGTTTCTAATTTTAATTTGATAATTTATTAAAAAAAATCACGCAACTGATCTAGATCATTTTCTAAATTAAAATACGGCTATATCTTAGCTGTATAATTAACAGGAAACGTTCTTTTAAAAATATAAAAGTATAGATTTTGATGTAGTAATACCCCAAAATCTTAAAGGTGTCTGACTTCTTTTTAAACCTTGTTTTTTTGTGTTGACTTAGTAATAAGTGTGTGCCTAAAAGCTGTAAGTGGTTCTAAAGTAATAAAATGCCTTTTAGAAAACTAGAACACTTTAGTGTTCTGGTTTTCTTTTAAAAAATAATTAAAATATTGATCTTTTTTTGCTGTATAGCGAGTAAGATCACTATGAAGGGATTGACTTAATTTTTAGTCAAAAATTCTTTTGTTTTATATTCTAGCAATAGCGTGTTTAAACACATTGAATTAATGATTTAAAATAAATTAACCTCAACATAGGAAACGGGAAGCTAAGCTTCCCGTTTCTTTTTTAATAAGGTTTTAATTTCTATAAAATTTAAAAAATAGTTATTCAATTTCACTTTGTAAAAGCGATATTATTATCCGTCTAGGTATAAACGAATAATAATATTTCTGAAGTAAAAGTATTCAATATCAAATTAGTTTAATCAATAAAATTTGCTAAATACTCTAAACTTTCTTTGTCTTTCAAAATTATTTTTCTACTAGAATTAATGGTTATTAATCCCTCTTGCTTAAACTGTGTTAACATTCTAATAGCAGTCTCTGTAGCTGTACCAATAATTCCTGCAAAATCTTCTCTAGAAATATTTATACCAGCACTTTCTTTATCAATTAAAAGCCCATTATCAAGCAATTTTAATAACGTTTTAGCAGCCCTCTGTCTTACGGGTGCATATGCCATGTTTTTTAATTTCTCTTGAACATCTATTAAATTATTAGAAATCATATTTATAAATTTACTCGAAACAACCTTGTTCTCATAAAGTAGTTTTATAAAATCTGTCTTTGGTATTTCACAAATTTCTGCATTCTTCAAAACCACTGCAGAATCAACATAAACACCTTTATCGCTTAATAAGGATAATTGGCCAATAAAATCTCCAGGACCATAAAGACCTGTTACAAATTCTTTCCCAGAATCTGTTGTTAGAAAAGTTTTTATGGCACCACTTTGAATAAAGTATAAATTATGAGCTGCTGAACCTTCCATATAAATACTTTCCTTTTTTATATAATTATAAATACTTAAATCTTGAGTTAAACTCTCAAAACTTATGTACTCTGATGCTTCATCTATAAAATCATTTAGACCTTTAACATTTTTTGAAAACTCTTTTTTTAAAAAATCATGTTTTTTTAAACGAGATTCTATTGCCTTAAGTAAGTCTTTTTCTTCAAATGGTTTGGTTAAATAATCATCTGCTCCCAAATTCATACCTTTTCGTATATCTGACTTTTCTGTTTTGGCTGTTAAAAATATAAAGGGAACACTTGCCGTTTTTTTTGAACTACTTAAAGCCTCTAACACTCCATATCCATCTATATCTGGCATCATAATATCACAAATAATCAAGTCTGGTTTAACTTTGTTTGCTATCTTAATACCAACTTTACCATTTTGAGCTGTTGCAACATTATAATTTGCTAATTCGAGTATCTCAGCAATATTCTCCCTAACATCTTCATTATCTTCAATTATTAATACTTTTTCCATCGTAATTTATATATTAATTTGTAATAAATATATTTCTTAAAATATAATTTTCCATAAACAAATAGACTTTGCATTAGTTTCTATATATAATTCTCACCTTAAACTTACTCTTCTAATTTTTGAATATTTTTATTAAAAAAGTTAAAACAAAGGGTATACCAGGTTTTATTTTTCATTTATAACACAAAATACATTAGAGCTTTAAAATTACGCTTATGTATTAAAAAACAATATGATAACTATCATAATCTATAATAAATATTTTTTAATTGATGATTTTTTTATGTATCGTATAAGGAATTGGTAGCTGCTATGATGGTTTATAAAAAACTTACGTCAATCTAAATTAAGGTACAGAATTTACTGTGTGCTACCTCATCGCTAATTTAGTGATGGAACAAAATCATATTTCAGAACAATGCGAATTTGTCAAAACACAAAAACAAGTTGTTCTTAAATTATTAAAAAATAAAAGAGATAAAATCTGGAAAAATTACCTAGAATTATAGCTTAAAAAATCAAATAATTTCAAACTCAAAGTGTACCACCAAAACGTTTAATAATTTGTACTAAAACTAAAGAACTGACAGAAAATATTAGGATTGTTAAAAATTGATTGGACGATAAAGGTATCAACGAGAGCGCTTTAGAAATAACAGGTGTAATATATGCCAGGTATGTTAAAAACACACATAAAACAATTGCTACCCAAACCCAAATATTGGTAGTAACTTCATTTTTAAAAAAGGATAAATGACGTGCAGGCATATTAAAAACATTAAGTAGTTGAGCAGAAATAAGTGTATAAAAACCCATATTATTTATTTGATTTGTAGAGAGCTTTAATACAAAAAAAGAATATACAGTAATACCCAGTACTGCTATACTTATACTTATACCATAAATTATTGTTGTTCGCCAATGTTGTTTTGTCATTATTGGTTCTTTAGCGTTTTTTGGCGGTAATTGCATTATATCCTTCTCTCCTTTTCCTAATCCTAAAGCTAATGCTGGAAAAATATCTGTTATAACATTTAAAAATAGAATTTGTAAGGGTAATAATGGAGATGGTAAGTTTAGAATTGCAGCGACACCCACAGAAAGTATTTCTGCAAAATTACTCGACAAAAGATATACTACAAACTGACGAATATTCTGAAAAATAACTCTTCCTTGTTTAATCGCCAATTCAGTTGCTATAAATTTATCATCTAACAGTATAATGTCTGCTGCTTCTCTTGCAGCATCAGTGCCTCTAATTCCCATAGCAATTCCTACATCTGCTTTCTTTAATGCTGGAATGTCATTAATACCATCTCCTATCATTCCTACAATATTGTTGTTTTTTTGAAAGAACGTTATAATGGCAATTTTTTGCTCAGGAGTTACTCTTGCAAAGACAGAAGCATTAAGAAATTGTTCTTTTTCATTTTTAGAAAGTGTTTCAATATTTTGAAAGGCATTCCCCAAAAAAACGTTCTCTTCAAACCTGTTATCAATTAGTAGTCCTATATCTGTAGCAATTTTCTTTGCAGTCCCAGGATGATCACCAGTTACCATTATTACCTTTATTCCAGCTTTTTTATAACTTTCAATTATTGGTTTTACATCTTTTCTTGCAGGATCAATAAAACCGATAACACCTATAAACGTAAGATGTTCTAATAAATCTTCCTTTTCTGGTTTTGATATTGTTTTTTTATAAGCAAAAGCTAATGTTCTAAAACCTTTTGAGGCCAAATCATTCACTTTATCACTCCATTCTTCTTTGGTATCAAAAAGTTTAGATTGCCCATTTTTTAAAATCATATTGCATTTGGTAACAACATTTTCAAAAGCTCCTTTCATATATATACAATAACCATCAATATTAGAATGCGCGGTTATCATCATCTTACTCTTGGTGTTAAATGGTATTTTAAAAATTTCAGGATTGTTATTTCTGATTGATTTTAAATCGAATCTATTTTGTTCTGCAAAATCCAATAAAGACAAATCTATAGTGTCTCCATATCTTTCTTGTATTGATAATTGCACATCATTACAAAGTATGCCTGTTAATACTAGTGCATCAAAATCTTTTCTTTGTTTCAATTTTTGTAGAAAATGAGTTTCATGAGAATGTGTGTTTTCTATCAATTGTGTTCCTAGTACAATTGTTTGTACTTTCATTTCGTCTTCCGTAAGTGTTCCTGTTTTATCTGTGCAAATAATATTAGTAGCTCCTAAAGTTTCTACATCTTCTAATTTTTTTATAATGACCTTTTTTTTTGATAGTCGGAGCATTCCGTGAGCAAGAGCAATAGTAGCTACAATTGGTAAACCTTCAGGTATTGTTGCTACTGCTAAAGCAATTCCTGTTTGAAACATTAACAAAATATCATTTCCTCTAATAATACCAGAAATCACAATAAATATGGTAAAAAAGAACGTTAGCCAAATAAGACGCCCACTCAATCTATTTAATTTTTTTTCAAGAGGCGTATGTTCTTCTTTAGCATTAATAGCCATTTCTTGAATTTTACCTAATTGGGTATTCATTCCTGTTGCTACTACAATGGCTTTTCCGCTACCAGAAAAAACAGTAGTTCCTTTAAAAATCATGTTATTTTGCGAAACTATGGGAGTGTTTATAGACCTCAACTCATTTGTTTTTTTTTCTACAGGAATGCTTTCTCCTGTTAATGAAGCCTCTTTTATCATTAAATTTTCTACGGAAATTAAGCGTGCATCTGCAGGTACAACATCACCTCTTTTAAGAATAATGATATCTCCAGGAACCAACATTGTAGTTTTCACTTCTAAAATATTTCCATCTCTTATTACTTGAGATAATAAATGACTTAAACTCATTTTTCTAAGTGCTTCTAGCGATTGTCTCGCTTGCAACTCCATAAAAAAACCAATAGCTGTTGTAATAATAATAACAATAAGTATTGCAAATCCTTCTAGCCAATTTTGAAATAGAAATGCAATTAGGGTAGCAATAGTTAGAATATATATAATTGGATCAATAAATTGATTGACTAAAATTTTCCATTTACTTTGCTTCTCCTTTTTTAAAATTTCATTTTGTTTGTAATAAAGTAGGCGTTTTAAAGCTTCTTTTGAGCTGATACCTTTATTGATATTTGTGTCAAGCTTTTTAGCTACATTCTGAAAAGAAATTGAGAAGTAATTAAGTATCATCTTTGTAACGTATAAAAAAGGTGATTAATAAAAATCACCCTTTAATCTAAATAATAGTTTTATTACTTAGATTAAAGGGTGATTAAGTTTGAAAAACTAAAAAACTTTATTAGCAGCTAATTGCACTAAGCTATTTTTATTTTTTTTGGTTCTTCCTTTTTAGTTTCTTCTTTTTTTACAATATCAAAGCTAAGAATACCGTCATGGTAACTCGCTTTAATTTCTTCCTCCTCAACATTTTCTGGTAATAGTAGCGATCTCGAAAATGAATTATAGCTAAATTCTTTTCTTGTGTAATTATCTTCTTCTTCCTTCTTAGAATCTGACTTTTCTGCAGAAATATTAAGATATCCGTTATCTACTGTTACTTCAAAATCTTTTTTTGAAAATCCTGGAGCTGCAAGCTCTATTTCAAATTTACCCTCTTCCTCTTTAATATTTAAAGCGGGTTCATCTGACTTTCCATTCCAAAAATTCTCTAATAATGACTGACCATTATTCCATAATCGATTACCTACAAATTCATCGGTATCAAATAAATCTTTTGTGCTTAGACCTCCAAATGGTCTTCTTCTGTTTTTGAATTTTACTAGTGACATAATTTTATATTTTAGGATTAAACAATTTATATTTTACGAATCTATTACCATAAAGTAATCTATGAAATGACCTATGTCAATGTGGTGAATTTTATAAAAAATAATTTCAAAATATTATTTATATTTTAGTGAAAACTAGACATAAAAATAGAACATAGTTCTTGTATTATGAAAGACACTCTAATGGTTCTTTTCAGTAATTTATAAGTATTAAGTAAAACTAGAGCAACAGCTGGAGCTCTTTTTAAATTATTAATAATAAACACTAATAAAGAATCTTCCAACTGACCTAGATCATTTCTAAAACGGTTATTCAGTAATAAATTTACTTCTGATAGATTGTCTAATTTAAAATCATAAAACTATGGCGTTAATAAGTTTTAAACACAAAAAAAGACCTTTCTCTAGTATTATTGCATCTGATTTTTTTAATGGAGACGATTTTTTTGAGAGCCCTTTATTTCTAAATACATTAGAAGAACCTGCTTTAAATATCAAAGAAACAGATGACGATTTTCAAGTTGAGTTATCGGCTCCAGGGTATTCTAAAAAAGATTTTGAAGTTAATATTGATAACGGATATCTTAATATTTCTGCGAAAAAATCAAGTGCTAAAGAAGAAAAGGAAGAAAACTATACTTGTAAAGAGTTTAGCTATAACTCTTTTGAAAAATCATTGCTTTTACCTGATACTATTGAAGATGATAAAGTAAAGGCTTCTTACAAAAACGGAATACTAAAATTCAGTCTTTCTAAAAAAGAGGAAGTTAAAAAAGTAGCACCTAAAATGGTAGAAATTTCTTAAAATTCTTTTCTAAACTGAGGAAACCGAAAGGTTTCCTCAGTTATTTATGGATCAAAACTTATATAATTCTAAAAATTACACTTTTAAAAGAATTAAAAAATAATAGGATTGATTTATTAAAAAAAATAAAAAATGAAAACATGAAAAATAAATATTATGCAGTACTAGTAGCATTGTTCCTTTATAATATTGGCACATTTGCTCAGGAGATTAAAAAAAATGATTCTATTCCTATTAATCAGTATGGTCAAAAAATTGTTAGTTCCTTAAGTTTAAATGGTGAAGCTCAAGATGGCTTTTTAAAGTTTACATCAGATGATAAAAGTTATTCATTTTGGTTTGATAATAGAGTTCAATTTGATGGTGGATTCTTTTCAGATAACACATTAAATTTAATAGGTAATGGCGCCACAATTCGTAGAGCTAGATTTGCTATTAAAGCCATTATGTGGAATAATTGGTATGCTGAGTTAGATCTAGATTTTTCAGGTTCAGCTGTAGAATTAAAAGATGCCTATATTAAATACACCTTTGATTCTGGTGATTTAAATATTAAAGCGGGTCATTTTAGAGAAAGCTTTGGGTTGGAAACCAACACAACTTCTCGATATGTAAATTTTATAGAACGTTCTTTAGCCTCCAAATTAGACCCATCACGTCATTTAGGAATCCAAGTAAACCATTGGGCAGAAAAATATGTAGTATCTGGAGGTGTTCATTTTAATACAGTTGGTGACTTAGAAGAAGTTACTTTTTCTAAAGATGCTAATAAAGATTATGGTTTAGATGAAGGATATGCATATACGGGTAGAGTTGTTTATAGACCTATTATTGATAATAAAAAAGTACTGCATTTAGGTTTTGCAGCCACCTATCGAACTCCACAAACCACTGCTGAAGTGCCAAATTCATTTAGATATAGTACACGTTCGTATACTTCAATCAATAGAAAAAAATACATAGATACTGATGATATTTTGAATGTTGATAATACAAACATGTTTGATTTTGAACTGGCTGGGTCTTATAAAGGGCTTCTGTTTCAAAGCGAGTATAAAATAGCAAATGTGAATAGAATAGATGATTTATCCACAGTTAATCTAAATGGTTTTTATGCTCAAGTTGGGTATTTACTTTTTGGAGGTACATACAACTATAACAAAGCTGAAGGGGAATTCACTAGAATTACGAGAGGTAAAGAATATGGTGACTTAGAACTTGCTTTTAGATACGATTTTGTTGATGCCAATGATTTTGATGCTGAGATTTATGGAGGTGCTGCTGAAGGGTATACAGTTGGTTTAAATTATCACTTTAACCCAAATGTAAAATTCATGGTCAACTTTGTATATACTAATAATGATAGATATGCTAATGGAAAAGGTAAATTATACGTTGGCCACGATATTAATGGTGATTTAACTAAAGATCCTTTAGATGTTGTAGAAAAAAATGGCAATGCAGGTGATGACTTTAGTATGGTAACTATGAGATTAGAAATTGATTTTTAAAAATTTTAAAACAAGATTAAAATGAAAAATTTAAAATATTTATTAGTAATAACTTTAGTTATACTAACGAGTTGCGTAGATGATGAGGCAATAGAAGACACTTCTGGACCCGTAGTTTCTGAAGCTGTTAAACTGAACGAAATTATGTCAACTGGCGACCCAGATTGGCTAGAGTTATATAATGGTGGTAGTGCAAGCATTAACATATCAGGTTATACATTATCAGACACAAGTCAGGAATGGACTATTGATAACCTTTCTATTGCAGCTGGTGAATTTGTTACCTTTAATTGTGATGATTCAAATGTGGCAAATGTTGCAACCAATTTCAAAATTTCTTCAGGTGGAGAAAAAATCACCCTAAGAAATGTTGCTGGAGAAATTATTGATGAAATAACAACACCAGATATGGCTTCACAAGTTGGGTTAACTTATGGACGAGAAGTAGATGGTGGTAATACTTGGGTTGTACAAAGCCCATCAAAAGGGATGGCAAATAGCAATGTAAATTTAGCACCTGTAATTACCGCAGAACCGTTAACTGAATTTGATAACCTTTATGCTGTGAATGTTTCTGATGCTGAAGGACTAGCTGCTGTTAAATTAGTGTTTATGATAAATGAAGGAGTGCAGTCTATTGATATGGCTTTAGTTGAAGGAGCGTTTAAAACTTCTGTACCCAAAACTAATGTAGGTGATATTATACAATATTATATCGTAGCAACAGACAATACAGGTTTAACAACCTATTATCCTGAAAATGGTAATAATACGCCAGCTACTTTTACAGTTTTAGGTGGTATTGATAAATTAGAAATAGTAGGTGAAAGCGCTGGATTTAGGGGGGAAGTAACTTTTACAGCCTATCCTTTTTACCCAGAACAAGTAGATGAAATTAGATTGTATTATTTATTACCAGGTGAGTTACAAGACGACGTTAATGATGATAAAACGAAAGTAGTTTTATCTAAAAACAATGATACTTTTGTAGGTGTTATTCCTGCTCAAAATACAGATGATATAATTAGATATTACCTAAGAGTTGAATATATTGAGGGTACTCAAACCTATTATCCTCTTGAAAATGGTGGAGATTTTAATCATGATTTAGGTACAACCTGGCCAAGTTATACGGTTGAAGCAATCAACTACGATGACGTTGTTAATACAACAATTAACGCTTCTACAGGACCTTTAACAAGTGTTCTATTCCCAACAAACCCAGTACCTGATACTGATATTAATATCGTTTTAGCTTATTCAAGTTCAGAAACTATTCTAGAAGCTCGTATTTATTTTTCTGTAGGAGACTCACCATTTTATTTAAAAGCAAATAAAATTTCAGGTGAAGATGATGCCTCGTTTACACAAACGAGAGTTACTATTAATTTAAAAGATGTAGTTACAGATGGTGATCTTTTATCTTTA is part of the Polaribacter sp. SA4-10 genome and harbors:
- a CDS encoding lamin tail domain-containing protein encodes the protein MKNLKYLLVITLVILTSCVDDEAIEDTSGPVVSEAVKLNEIMSTGDPDWLELYNGGSASINISGYTLSDTSQEWTIDNLSIAAGEFVTFNCDDSNVANVATNFKISSGGEKITLRNVAGEIIDEITTPDMASQVGLTYGREVDGGNTWVVQSPSKGMANSNVNLAPVITAEPLTEFDNLYAVNVSDAEGLAAVKLVFMINEGVQSIDMALVEGAFKTSVPKTNVGDIIQYYIVATDNTGLTTYYPENGNNTPATFTVLGGIDKLEIVGESAGFRGEVTFTAYPFYPEQVDEIRLYYLLPGELQDDVNDDKTKVVLSKNNDTFVGVIPAQNTDDIIRYYLRVEYIEGTQTYYPLENGGDFNHDLGTTWPSYTVEAINYDDVVNTTINASTGPLTSVLFPTNPVPDTDINIVLAYSSSETILEARIYFSVGDSPFYLKANKISGEDDASFTQTRVTINLKDVVTDGDLLSLSETGAKVSFYVRIATATAEYYYSNDGTMYLDDTPGGGTTDESDAFKADPSLWNVYNVQ
- a CDS encoding OprO/OprP family phosphate-selective porin; translated protein: MKNKYYAVLVALFLYNIGTFAQEIKKNDSIPINQYGQKIVSSLSLNGEAQDGFLKFTSDDKSYSFWFDNRVQFDGGFFSDNTLNLIGNGATIRRARFAIKAIMWNNWYAELDLDFSGSAVELKDAYIKYTFDSGDLNIKAGHFRESFGLETNTTSRYVNFIERSLASKLDPSRHLGIQVNHWAEKYVVSGGVHFNTVGDLEEVTFSKDANKDYGLDEGYAYTGRVVYRPIIDNKKVLHLGFAATYRTPQTTAEVPNSFRYSTRSYTSINRKKYIDTDDILNVDNTNMFDFELAGSYKGLLFQSEYKIANVNRIDDLSTVNLNGFYAQVGYLLFGGTYNYNKAEGEFTRITRGKEYGDLELAFRYDFVDANDFDAEIYGGAAEGYTVGLNYHFNPNVKFMVNFVYTNNDRYANGKGKLYVGHDINGDLTKDPLDVVEKNGNAGDDFSMVTMRLEIDF